The Pseudomonas sp. R4-35-07 nucleotide sequence AACAGAATGTTCGCCGGCTTCACGTCGCGGTGCACCAGGCCCTGGGCATGGGCGTACCCGAGCGCCGAGGCGATCTGGCGGATCAGCGTCACGCCCTGCTCCGGCGTCAGCCCGGCGGCAATGCGCTCCTTGAGCGTGCCGTTGGGCAGGTACTCCATGGCCATGTAGTACAGCTCATCGACATTGCCGATGTCATGGATGGTCACCGTGTGCGGGTGCGACAAGCGCGCCAGGGTCTTGCCTTCGCGCAGGAAGCGCTCGCAGAAGCTCGGGTCGGCCGCCAGCGCCGCCGCCATCACCTTCAGGGCCACCTTGCGCTCCAGCGAACGCTGGGTCGCCAGGTACACGTTGGCCATGGCGCCTTCGCCGATCTCGCCCTCGATGTCATAACCGGGGATGACGATGTTCATGGCGACACCTTCACGACGATGGTGGTGATGTTGTCCGGTGCGCCGCGATTGAGCCCCAGGTGGACCAGGCTGCGCACGATTTCATCCGGCGCGTCGTGGCCGAGGACCTCACGGATTTCGTGGTCCTCGACGGTCTTGGTCAGGCCGTCGCTGCACAGCAGGAAACTGTCGCCGGGGGCGATCAGCAGATCGACCGCCGCCACGTCCAGTTGCGCTTCCACGCCCACCGCACGGGTCACGATATTGGCGCGCGGGTGCACACGGGCATCGGCTTCGCTGAGCAGGCCGCTGTCTTGCAGGTCCTGCACGTAGCTGTGGTCGCGGGAGATGCTTTCCAACTCGCCGTCGCGCAGGCGGTACAGGCGGCTGTCGCCGGCCCACAGGCACACCCCGCGCAAGCCGCGCGCCGCCAGCACCACGACGGTGCTACCCATCATGGTCACGCCCCGATTGGCGGTTTCTTCACGGACCGCCGCATTGATGCGGATCAGGTCGTTGCGCAAGGCGGCCGCGTATTCCTCAAGGGAGCGCCCCACCGGCACATTGCGCAGGCTGTCGACAATCAGGCTGCTGACATAATCCCCCGCGGCGTGGCCGCCCATGCCATCGGCCACCACCCACAGGCGGTTTTGCGGCAGGTCCAGGCATGCGTCTTCATTGACCTGGCGCACCATGCCCACATGGCTTT carries:
- a CDS encoding PP2C family serine/threonine-protein phosphatase; translated protein: MGATYQSASKSHVGMVRQVNEDACLDLPQNRLWVVADGMGGHAAGDYVSSLIVDSLRNVPVGRSLEEYAAALRNDLIRINAAVREETANRGVTMMGSTVVVLAARGLRGVCLWAGDSRLYRLRDGELESISRDHSYVQDLQDSGLLSEADARVHPRANIVTRAVGVEAQLDVAAVDLLIAPGDSFLLCSDGLTKTVEDHEIREVLGHDAPDEIVRSLVHLGLNRGAPDNITTIVVKVSP